The sequence AATATAGCTCAGGTAAGCCAGCCTCTTCGGATGCATTCAGCTTGAGAGAATGAGTGTGATGGGTGAACTACCGGCTTGAGACACAGAAAGCCCAGCCAATTCCATTAATTGATCAATTGAAAAGGCCCCAGAGTCCATCAGATCTTTATCTAACGCTGCTGCATTTTGAGCAGTGATTGTCTGTCCAGGTACAACAACGCTAGTTAGCAGGAGCTGCTTCGACAGGAGATGAGCTCTTCAGTGGGATTGCTTTGTGTGGAATTAAGGAAAGTTGGGAGGAAAGACTGACTTTCAGCGCCATTGTAGACATAAACCTGTATCTACGAGCAGAGCTAAACAGTGAATTTGTTAATTGGCTTGATCTTCTGAGCGCCCGCTGCATCGAAATGATGGGCGAGGATGGGGAGCTGTCAATGGTGGAAATACGTCATAGGCCAACCCGATGATTGAACTCGGGAGCGTGTGCGGCAATGAGTCTTTATAGTAAGGACAGGATGGataattctatctgcttTAACAAACAAAATATCAACTTCGAAGTAGGGTCCGGCACTTATTTCATCGCATGTTGCTTTCCCTGCTTCCAGTCAATTCGAATAGTTCAATCGATAAGATACGACGGACGGGGACGCTGACATAACCGGCGCCGGGCGAGGCCTATCGGAATCAAGATTTTCCGCCTCCATTAAAATGTTCCCAACCAGCGAATGCTCGCCGGCGACGACAGTATCAAGAATACTCGAATTCTCGACGAGTCTCTCTTCCGTTGAAATCACTGACTATGGTGGTAAGAATCCGTCTATCCCGTTTTGGGAATCGACATCAACCCTTTTTCAACATCGTCGTGTGTCAAGCCCGGTAGGTCATGGTCTCCCGGTTACCGAATGTCCTCAGAATACAACATTGTTCTCGAAGCGCTCCAATTGGGATCATAGCTAACGTGTACATATTGCGCAGAACCGCTCGCGACTCAAAGCCCATCGAAGTTATCGGAACATACAACCCTATTCCCAAAAAGCCCCTCGGCTTGTCGGAAGAAGAGGCCAAGCTTGCCCGGCCATACAAAGATATTGCTCTCGATCAATCCCGGGCGAAGTACTGGCTCGGTGTGGGTGCGCAGCCGAGCGAACCTGTGTGGCGATTATTAAGTTTGGTGCGTCTATTGCCTGCTCGTTTCTTTCGACATTGTTATACAGGCTACAGACTATTCGAGCCAGAGGAAGTCGACGGGCGGATACGTTTGCTAACAAGTGCTTTTGTTCTGGCTAAATAGGCTGGCTTGGTTGAATCCAAACTGGGACGGAAACGAGCTGAACCGCCGGCGGCTGCAACGAATACCTCATGATATAGGAGCAGAATCGATCGGGAAAGCTCCCGTGGATTTACGGAGGGACAAAGGTTGTCGAACGAGACATTGAGGCCCAAGTGTGTCCAAAAACATCCCTTGGACGTCGAATAATTGTCGAGAGATGTAAGATTTGCGAGGATATTAGGGCCCTTACGGTTACCCACTGCACGCGTGGTTCGCGGTGATGGACTCTATGATTTGTTTTTCTCGTCCAGGATAGATTTTCTTTCCCCTTTATGTCAAGGGCAAAAACTAAGTTGTTTTGTAAAGGTGCAGGACTGCCTGTACTTCGGGTTTTAGGCATTAAGAGCAGGCGTTTGTGGGAAAATTTCATATTCCCAAGATGATATGTATATTAGATTTAACTGTATCAAAATTTTGATGAACTTTGTTAAAACACATATGCTATATAATATACTCCATATGGATGTCTTATTAAGTGCATCACATGCGACCTTATCTGACATTCTACCGAGATCGCACCATTATTCACGTCAATATATCTTTTAAAAAAATTATCTTAGCAGATGTTTGCATCAAAAGATTGAGGGACCTGAGTTatgaaccaaaaaaaaatgatatcaacaaagagaaaaaaagacaagtgaaaaaaaatttaaaagGGGTATATAGTGGAAGAAAATATAGACAAAAAAATGAGACAGTCACACTGTATGGAATTTATGAATGAGGAAGATGGATGCTAAGGTCAACCAATCGGAAATTTTATGAACTAGAGTCCAAATGTTTAACTCTGTGGCTGGTGCTGAGCAGCTGGGGATAAGCCTTCTTTGTTGTGTAGCAACGGAGATTCCAAGTTAGTTCTTGAACCGTTCGAATAATGCGCGGTGGCGTTGTCCAAGGGATGGGGAACAGGGGTTGCCATAGAGGCCATCTTCGATCCGATAGCCGCATTCCATGCTTTGGTGGGGGCTTGCCGATCCGCAACGCCTGGATACATGAAAGACCCGAGAATGCGGCCTGCGCCGGTGTGGTACAAGTGCCTTTTTACAGCCGATGGTCTCGCACGGCCAAAGACACAAAGGACGCATGACGAAGCGGCGATTGCAGAGGCCAGAGCGAGCGCAATAAAGGCCGGAACACCGTACGCAATATGATATCTCACTGTATGGTGATAAATATCCACTGGAACGTTAACGGTATCTCCTTCTTGGGGAGGTTGGTCTGTAGAGCGTTTTTGTACGTTGCGGTCGTTCTCCCCTCGAACCCAGCTTCTTGTTCCAACGACAGCGTTGGCAGCAATGTCAGTCCATATCTGATTGATAATCGTCGATGAAGATTTGGCATCTTTGGATAGTTCTTGCCACCTTGCATACAAGGCAAGATTCGATCTTCCTGAATAGTCGGCGAGTAAGCTGTTTGACGGGCGGTCTTGCATTGTGTATATTGACGCAAAGGCATCCATATGGAAACTGACACCAGGTAAATTCATGTAATCAGTAGAGGGCATTCTCTTGCTGCCAACAAATCCAGGAAGCCAAAGGTTTTCGCTCTGGATTACGGAAACGTCGTCACGGCCTTTGTAACGATCTGACACCAATCCCCACATAGCAGCAGCCTCCCCGAGCTTAAGTTGCAAACGCTCAACACCCCACAGAGGTTTGTCACTCTCTTGGTTATAAATCTTGTCTCGGATATCCAGAACGGAGAGACTGTTCAATCCATCTGTTCCGTTGTATCGAAAGTTGACAGTTTTCACGACGGCTCTTGCGGACGAAGCGCAGCTATAGAGTGGAGTGGTCCACTCTGTTCTCGGCTCGGTCACAAGGGACGAGCCTCCATCAACGCGCCGCGCAGCACCAACGAATAGTCCACACGCGACTCCGATATTGGTAATGTTGGCGATATCCCCGCTGCCGGCTCCCTGGCATATAGTTCCTAGATAGGTAAAGTGTTAGCCATTACTTAAAGGCTGTGGGTGGGAAACACCATACTGATTGACCTGAAGTCCTCTTGTGAAATGTTGTACGGATTCGGGTAGTCGATATCAGACAAGAAGGAAGAAGCATTTTCACCGGGACTGTATGGTACTCCGTCCCATAGGCGCCAATCTGAATAAGTCCCCAATTGGGTGGGCTGGACCTCGCCAGTCAAAACGTCAATTGGGAAGGTCTTTCCCTCAGTAGAATTCAAATAGGACCACGGTCGCATAGTAGGAGTTCTCGGGTTCGTCACGTTCAAAAGCAGCATGGTGTACGCATTATGAAGGTAGGCGGCCTTGTATGCCCTCCCATACAGGTCTGGATTTGCTTGGGGATCGCTTCGGTCGTATTGGGGATATGTCGTGTTAAGTTTCTCAAAACCACCCCGGTCCGTTATCTTCACGTTTTGCATGGTTAAGTTGACGTTAGAATCCGGAATGACGAAGTCGACGGTGATATTAGTATCAACACATTGTGTAAATGGCTCGATAAAAAGCAAGTCTTCAGACCATGTACCACCGTACTTCAGTGGTGAAGGGGTGGTATGATTCCGGAAGCCAATGCCTCCGTTTTTATTGTCGACAATTAGCCCTTCCACAACTATGTAGCCGTCCTTAAGGACCAAGGTATCCATCTGTTTATACGACCCTCCCAAGAAGGCGGATCCATTGTTCTTGGTGTCATCGATGGTGACAGAGTACGATCTCCATTGAATGTCAAACATGCTCGAGACGGTTGGTTTCATACGTTCGAGACCACTTTGGAACATCTCGGTCAAGTTAGCGGGGATGTCAATATCATATAAGTCCCACTCAAATGTAGCTCTGGTTCCATTTCTGGTGGTCTTGATGACGGTTTTTGAGCCTGGGCACGCGCGAGGCTCAAAGGCACCGCAAATTCGATTAAACCCCAACTTTGAGCGAGGGGGTGTTCCGCTGCCAAACGGCGAAGTGTCGGGTTGATACTGAAATGGCTGTGGTACCATCTTTGTTCCAGGAACGACTGCGTCGTATAAACCGAGAGGCGTGACAACGGCAGCAATACCGACAATAAGTAGGATCAAGGGGCGCAAGATTCCTTCTAGCCTTACCGCTCGGCTAACTTCGCGAGCCGTGGCGGTGTCCGCTCGGAGAAGGAGTGGCCAATGTGATGCATGTAATGATCTTCCAATCTGAGTCCTAAGTCAAGTCAGCAGGTCTGCTCTTAACCCAGGTGGAGAAAAATGTATTCACCATGTTGCTAATGAGTTTTTATCGGTTACAAGTCCCGCTAGGATAAGTGTGGTGGCAGTCGGTATCAGGAATTGGACTATAGATTAATTAGTATGCCATATCCGGCCCAACGCACAACGGGTAGAAGACTGTTGTTACTCACGCACGTAGACCCCAGCGGCAATGATACCGGAGACATGACCAACGGTGAGGTCAACCATCTTGAACGCTGAAGCGCGGCCTAATCGTCTGGGAAATAACAGTGCCCGACGTGGCCTATTCCGCAAGTTGATGCGATTCGCCTCGGCTAGACCGCAAAATGTGCGAGCAATCCCCTTTGGATTTGGAAGTGGAAGGGAACACTTGCTTTTATGAATGTTCCTTAGCCATTTATCTTAACCCGAAGGTTGACGTCGTCTCTATCAGAAAATCGGCTCAAGATCTTGTGGAGCACCAAAATAAGGGGCGCCCAGATCTCGTATTCTGAGGTCTCTCgacgcaaaaaaaaaaaaaaaaggcggaATCTCACTGTGGAGCTCGTATTTGGCAAAGATCAGCAAATCAATTTGAAATGCGACAAAACAGGCATCGAACGAAGGGCCTGTTTCCGAGCCTCATCAACGCTTTGGGGCCTGAAGTATGCCGATCTCGTGAGGATCCTTGTCAATGAGCATTTGCAGAAATATTGATTTGTGAACAGTGGTGGAATATATTCTTGACGCAACGGCCACACTGCAGTGTCTCCACTGCAAAAGCGGCATTTCTCCTCATGTTCGAATGATGGAGAAGTTCTTCTCCTCATTTCTGCTGTTGGCGATTTTGTTCTGTACATGAGCAGGCCTCTGCTCCTACCCGACTCTCCCCACACTGAATTCCATTCCTGCGCTATTTTCAGCACCCAAAAGGGTGGTCTGTGTCTCCGAATCCCTGCAAGCACAGGGAAGAGAGCATGAAGCTCACCCTGGCCCAGCTGAGACTCAAGAAACTGTCGCTCTGTTTTGCGCCTCAAAAGTGGTCCAATCAAGCCACAAACTCAATCCGGGCATTGTCCGTTCGTTTTGAGCGGAGATAAAAGCGAATGATATGCATGAAAAAAAGGGGTTAAGGCGATGTGCTGACCACGACGTCCCGCTGCGGCTCAACACAACGG is a genomic window of Coccidioides posadasii str. Silveira chromosome 3, complete sequence containing:
- a CDS encoding uncharacterized protein (EggNog:ENOG410PM9S~TransMembrane:3 (o12-36i79-101o696-722i)~BUSCO:2491at33183), which encodes MVDLTVGHVSGIIAAGVYVLQFLIPTATTLILAGLVTDKNSLATWTQIGRSLHASHWPLLLRADTATAREVSRAVRLEGILRPLILLIVGIAAVVTPLGLYDAVVPGTKMVPQPFQYQPDTSPFGSGTPPRSKLGFNRICGAFEPRACPGSKTVIKTTRNGTRATFEWDLYDIDIPANLTEMFQSGLERMKPTVSSMFDIQWRSYSVTIDDTKNNGSAFLGGSYKQMDTLVLKDGYIVVEGLIVDNKNGGIGFRNHTTPSPLKYGGTWSEDLLFIEPFTQCVDTNITVDFVIPDSNVNLTMQNVKITDRGGFEKLNTTYPQYDRSDPQANPDLYGRAYKAAYLHNAYTMLLLNVTNPRTPTMRPWSYLNSTEGKTFPIDVLTGEVQPTQLGTYSDWRLWDGVPYSPGENASSFLSDIDYPNPYNISQEDFRSIRTICQGAGSGDIANITNIGVACGLFVGAARRVDGGSSLVTEPRTEWTTPLYSCASSARAVVKTVNFRYNGTDGLNSLSVLDIRDKIYNQESDKPLWGVERLQLKLGEAAAMWGLVSDRYKGRDDVSVIQSENLWLPGFVGSKRMPSTDYMNLPGVSFHMDAFASIYTMQDRPSNSLLADYSGRSNLALYARWQELSKDAKSSSTIINQIWTDIAANAVVGTRSWVRGENDRNVQKRSTDQPPQEGDTVNVPVDIYHHTVRYHIAYGVPAFIALALASAIAASSCVLCVFGRARPSAVKRHLYHTGAGRILGSFMYPGVADRQAPTKAWNAAIGSKMASMATPVPHPLDNATAHYSNGSRTNLESPLLHNKEGLSPAAQHQPQS
- the MRPS16 gene encoding mitochondrial 37S ribosomal protein bS16m (EggNog:ENOG410PQME~COG:J~BUSCO:16074at33183); the protein is MVVRIRLSRFGNRHQPFFNIVVCQARTARDSKPIEVIGTYNPIPKKPLGLSEEEAKLARPYKDIALDQSRAKYWLGVGAQPSEPVWRLLSLAGLVESKLGRKRAEPPAAATNTS